CGAGCTCGGGTGAGACAATAACAATCTCGAATCGACTCTATTGCCTCTCTACTGTCGGAGACTAGAGGATGCCTGATCACGTACGTGCCAGGCGTGGAGCTAGTTATTGCTCATTACGAAGTCATAGGCACAGTCATTACCCTTTGTGTGGCAATGGGCGCTAGAGTTTGTGGATGGTTTATAGGGGAGACCATGGTTCATACCTTAAATGTTATCATCCTCTTAAATATCTACTTGgtataattttcatatttctcCACCTGCTTGTATGTTTATTGCTAGTTTTGGTTTCACTTGCTGAGATTTTgcaaaatctcactgtggtgTCCTCACCTACAGTTCTATCCCATTGAATCTTAGACTTTGATACAAAGGGAGAATAGAAGCAGAGAGGTCCAGCTTCATCCTTTTGTAATAAGAGTTATtaatatttggattttttttttaattttgttggatgactataatatttttttaatgggagTTTGGAGGACTTGTGGCTAATGGGTAATTTTTTAGTGATGCAGCTTTAATCTCTGGTACCGTTAGAATTATCGActatcctttttattttttcattgtgAATTAACTACACACTATTATATTGCATATATGCACACTCTTGCTTTCACAATGCTCTAGGGGTATATGACCCAAGCGGCCAACATTCTGGCATCACGACTTCTACCAAAACACAAGCGGAGGTCAAGGGTGTCGCAATGTGTGATGATATATGTATTGATGATGGTTTTGATTGTCATTATTCATTAAAATTTATAGAATTCATTTATACATTCTAGTGTTCTCCTATTAAAATGGATGAATCCATTAATTTTTCTAACACTGCCTTAAGTTtcgtaactaataactagtagaAAACAAACTAGCAGAAAGCAAGAAAGCTAGTAGAAAACAAACTCTCAATATGTATTGTGACACCCTCGATCTCTGCTTGTGATTTGGCAGAAGGCTGCAACGTTGGGATGTGCATCGCATGGGTTACATCCCTCACGTTCTACGAAATATTGTGTGCCAATATGCTCGACAcacatgtaaaaataattacaatggATAAATTTGAGATCTATGTCATAACTAAAATATTGTATGAGAGAAAACAAATTTAGAACAACAAACTTGACATCAAAATTTTCCACAAGTCACAGCTCCACGTTAGTCAGGGCGCTACAAAccataagatgttcatcaacTCGCTTGAAACAATAAACAtgttaaaatagaaaatgatagtTCAAAATGGGGCAGGCCCCCATACTACTCTTTAGATTGCACTGGGTCTTCTTGCTCGTAAACAACTTCATTCCTTACATCTATATCAAAATCTACATTTTAGAAAAGGGAAACCATAGTGGAACTACCACAAAATCTTAGCACgttatatattatgaaaaaacTTGAAATGCAAGTAAATGACAATGATATAACAAGTATGTGtcaatgatatttatatatggcTGTAAACAGCAGTAgttgtatatatgtgtatagGAGCCAActttagttttatttcctttcttgtaTTCCTTTATTCTTTCCTATTTTACAGATGACTTGTAGGCTACAATTAAGACTTGGCAGCATATATAATATACGGAAACTCTCATTTTGAGGGTATTCAAGCAAACTTGACATGGTACCAAAGCCCTAGAATTTTTTGGGCAATTTTTTTCAGTAGATACTTTCTTTGGCTTGTGTCGACACTCTCTGCCTTCACTTTCtaggttaattttttttttctgggcaaCTCTTTGTACATAGTTGTCGATGCTCTCTGTTTTTCagagattttctcaatttttttgtgcattttctgGTAGTATTTTCAGGCAGTGGTATTTTTAGGTATTTTGGCATTTTCAAGTCAGTATTTTGGTAATTTCATATTAGTATTCAGGTcattcattttgattttgtggTCATTATGTTGGGTGAAAATTCAATCATTCTATTTAATGGAAAGAATTATGGaagttgggaatttcaatttcaaatgttTATGAAAGGCAAGGAATTATGGGGTCACTTGGATGGGTCTTTTGTGGCCCCTACTGATCTCAAAGAATTTAGTTCTTGGTTCAACAAGGAAGCCAAGATTATTTCTTGGCTATTAAGTTCCGTTGAACCACATATGGTCAACAATCTTCAATCATTTACTACTGCTAAGGAGATGTGGGACCATTTTAGGCGTGTATATTATCAAGAAAATACTGCACGCAAATTTCAAGTTGAGTTAGAGATTTCCAGCTACAAACAAGGTAATCTCTCTATTGAACAGTTCTATGCTAGGTTTCTAAATTTATGGAGTGAGTGTTCTGGGATAGTATATTCTAAAGTTCCTAAGGTAGCCCTTGAAGCATTCCAAGTTGTTCATGCTGAGAGTCAAAGAGATCAATTCTTGATGAAACTAAGACCTGAGTTTGAGACTACACGAGCTGGTTTGATAAACCGTAATCTTGTTTCTTCCTTGGATGTGTGCTTGGGGGAATTATTGAGAGAAGAGCAGCATCTTGCTACTCAACATGGACTCACTCAAGAAAACGTGACAACTGAGATGGTTAATGTGGCATATGCTGCTCAAGGGAAAGGAAGATCCAATACACAGATATAGTGCTTTAGTTGCAAGGAATTTGGGCATATTGCAAAGCATTGAAGTAGAAATTCTGCAATTATTGCAAAAAGAAGGGCTAGATTCTTAAAGACTATCACATGCGACCTCAGAATTGACAGGGCCAAGGATTTTACACTGCTACCCAGGCTAATTTAACTAATGTCCCCTTTGTTTCTACTCTGGGGCAGCCACCTACAACTTGTTCTTCATCTACTCTTACACCTGAGATGGTCCAACAGATGATTATTTCCACTTTTTCTGCACTTGGTCTTCAAGGTAAAGGAAATTTCCTCACATCTCCTTGGTTGGTTGACTCTGCGACTTCCAATCATATGACTAGAAATGCTGATGTTTTACATGATGTTAGTAAATATAAGGGTGATCAACACATTCAAATAGCCAATGGTAATACTCTTCCTATTACTGCAATTGGAACTTTGGGATCCCCTTTCAACAATGTATTTGTGTCACCAAAATTATCTACAAATTTAATTTATGTTGGAAAACTTGTAGATAATAATTGTGAGATTCATTTTGATCGTAATGGTTGTTGTGTGCAAGATCAAGTGTTGGGGAACGTGATAGTGAAGGGGCCTAAAGTGGGACATCTATTTCCTCTTCAATTTTCCATTTCTAGTTTTGATTCCTTTGCTTGTACTGCTATTACTAATAATAGTGATGTTTAGCATAAAAAATTAGGACATCccaattcttttgttttgaatCATCTTATGAAACAAGGTTATTTGgggaataaaaattatgtttctaTTGTGCCTTCTGATTGTAGCTCTTGTAAACTTGGGAAAAGCTAAACTTTACCGTTTCCTTTACATGGAAGTCGCGCTTCTACATGTTTCGAGATAATTCATACTGATGTCTAGGGAGTGAGCCCCGTTCTTTCACATGCTCAATACAAGTATTTTGTGAccttcattgatgattatagccGTTTCACTTGGATATATTTTATTCGATCAAAAGCTTACGTGTTTTCCacttttcaagcttttgttgtgtttGTTGAGACTCAATTTTCTGCTTGTATTAAAACACTACATTCTGACTTTGGGGGGGAATATTTGTCTCAtaagtttcaaaattttctcagaACTAAGGGCATTCTCTATCAACGCTCATGTCCTTACACTCCTTAGCAGAATTGAGTCGTTGAGCGTAAGAATCATCATCTTTTGGATGttgttcatactttgttgaTTGAATCTTCTATGCCTTCTTGTTTTTGGGTCGAAGCTTTATCTACAGCTGTGTATTTAATTAATCGTTTACCCTCTCCTAATTTACAATTTGACTCTCCATATTCTCGTATGTTTGGTGTTGTTCCCGAGTATAATTCACTTTATATAGTTGCATatgtttgttttgttcacttGCCCTCCACTGAACGTCACAAGCTTTCTGCTTAGGCTGCTCGATGTGCTTTTCTTGGGTATGGTAGTATTCATAAAGGGTTTGTGTGTTATGATGCAAAGGCTCACAAGCTTTGTGTCTCTCGAAATGTGGTTTTCTTTGAAAACCAATATTTCTTTCAGTTTTGCATTTCATGTGATTCTACTTCTACTCAATTGCCTATTTTTTATGATGTCTCTTGTCCTCTTGAACATTTTAAGCCAGGGCTTGTTTATGAAAGATGTCGTCCACAGTCTCCGCTACCCCTTCCTGTAACAGAATCAACATCTGATCTCATCTCAACTGAACCTCGACGATCATCTCAAGTTTCACATCCCCCGGATTAAGCTACTCTTGATACCACTTCTGTGCCCAAGTCTTATTCTCAGGCTGCTACCCAAGCTTGTTGGCGGTTAGCTATGCAAGATGAACTTCAAGCTCTTCAAGATAACCACACTTGGGACATCATCCCATGTCCTAATGGCTTAAAActcattggctgcaaatgggtGTACACTATTAAAATCAGGCCTGATGGTACTACTGACAAATATATGGCCCATTTAGTGGCTCTTGGAAATTGTCGAGAGTATGGCCTTGATTATGAGGAGACCTTTGCACCCGTTGCCAAGATGACCATTGTACGTACTCTTCTCACCATTGCTGCTTCCAAAGGCTGGTCTCTTAGGCAGATGGATGTGAAAAATGCATTCTTACATGGGGATTTGAAGGATGAAATCTATAtgtctcctcctcctcataTGTTCAATTCATCCTCCACTGAGGTTTGTCGGTTGAAGTGGTCTTTGTATGGCTTAAAGTAGGTACCACGTGCATGGTTTGAGAAGTTTCGCACCACACTTcttgattttcattttactcagaATCAGTTTAATTCTTCACTTTTTATTTAGAGAACTGCCATTTGACTTGTTGTTCTTTTAGTATATGTCGATGATATAGTTATCACAGGTTCTGATTCTCATCTAATTGAGCGACTACAGTAGCATCTCAAAACTACTTTTCATATGAAAGACCTTGGCCCACTTCAGTATTTTCTTAGTCTCAAGGTACATTCTTGTTCTAATGGTATGCTTTTGCATCAGCACAAGTATACCCAAGAGATTCTCATCTTGGCTGGGCTTCAATCTGGAAACTCAGTACTTACACCTTTGGAGGTCAATTTAAAGCTTTGTTGGGATGAGGGTGAACTATTATATGATCCCTCTCTATATCGGCAGTTAGTAGGGAGTTTAAATTACTTGACTATTACCTGACCTGATACTTCCTTTGCTGTCCAGCAAGTTAGTCAGTTTATGCAGGCTCCTCGTCAATCTCATTTTGCAGCAATACAACGGATCATTCGTTATCTCAAAGGTACATCTGGTAGAGGTTTATTCTTTCCTACTGAGAATTCCTTACAATTAACGGGTTACAGTGATGGTGATTGGGCTGCTTGTGTGGATACTCGTCTAAAACTGGTTGGTATATGTTTCTTGGTGATGCTCTCATTTCTTGGAAAAGTAAGAAGCAGGATTGCGTATCCAAATCTTCTACCGAAGCTGAGTATCGTGCTATGTCATTAGCATGTTCTGAGATTGTGTGGTTTCGGGGTTTACTGAGTGAACTTGGTGTTCCGCAACTTACTCCTACCCCTCTTCATGCAGATAACACCAATACTATTCAAATTGCGGCCAATCCTGTGTTCCATGTGCGCACCAAGCATATTGAAGTAGATTGCAATTCCATTTGTGAGGCATTTGATCATCATGTGATTACACTTCCTCACATTTCCACCAAACACCAAACTGCTGACATCTTTATCAAGGCTATGTCTCGCCACCGTCAACAATTCATGATTGacaaattgatgcttcttgaTCGACCAACATCAATTTGAGGGAGGATGtcaatgatatttatataaggCAGTAGATATATATGGTTGTAAACAGCAGTagttgtatatatgtgtgtaggCGCCAACTttagtttatttcctttcttgtaTTCCTTTATTCTTTCCTATTTTACAGATGACTTGTAGGCTGCAATTAAGACTTGGCAGCATATATAATACATGGAAACTCTCATTTTGAGGGTATTCAAGCAAACTTGATAGTATGGACTACAAGAAAACCGAGTAGTAAATCATACATACCGAGATAAGAGCCCTTGagaaattaaaagtaaaaataatttcacggAGAACTTGCATCCAATATTCAAAACGTCACACAAGATTTTAACTCGAGGACTCCAAGTCCTTCCAATAGTATGAAAACCATCTTACAAACCCATATTCGTctattaatatgtgcaccatggtctcccctTAAAATAACAGTACACACACCATGGATCCCTTTGCTACACCGCAAGTAACAATCACACATATGACTTGGTTATAAGTAAAACTTGGCTTCATGTCCCATTCTTGACCACATCATCCTCTAGCCTCTACCAACTGACCATGACTTCGACTTGAGAGCATTGCCGTCGTTTCCAAACCCTTTGTTCACCCAGTGACAACTTAGGGTATGCCACTCAATTATTAGACTCTCCTAAGTAACTAGAGGACCTTCACCAAAATAATGTCCTATCTCGGTTATGGGTCATGACTCACGTGCACACCCACATACTCCTCTTATAATTAGAAACAATAAgcattctaaaataataatatcatcttTTTTATAAAGCAAAAAGTAACTCACCTCAACATAGTGATATAGTACACATGTGGATAACTCAAAATCAAAGCATCATGAATATGTTATGCTTTAGTATTTCAAAGACAACAACATAGTCAATCAAAATACAACATGCTCACAGACATTAATTGTGATTGTAAGCATTGTTGCGGAGAAAAGCCTAACTTGGTAGTGAGTTTTACTGAATCAATCATTGGTGGGCTGGCTTCAAGTGGAATAGTGACTACCTTTCCCTCCTTAGTGAGTCTAGGACTTCAAGGAAAAAAGATGCTCTGAGTAGTGAAAGTTCACTAGGATTTGTCTTCGATGTGTCAGCTTCCCTTGTTTCAATGGTAAATCTGGCCACCCAAGTGTGTGAGTAGAAGTTCGACTTGGGAGTTCGGGTTTAGTTTCTCTCTTTGAGGTTATaatagatgagagagagagagagagagagagagagagagagaatttttggGTTTTCAAAATCAGAGTATGGGAGTGAGACTGAGTGAGATGGAGCTTTTATATGGAGGGAATTGCCCTAATGGGTCTGATAACTCTTGACATGAGTTGGTTGGTTGATCGGCAAGGAGCCACCGTCCAAGTGTACACTAGATAAAGGGAGTGTCAAAGAAGAAATGGACATGCTCTACAAGtataaaaaatgagttttgatATGTATAAGCAAAGTCGCttactaatctgcatatcaatattgattccttcatattcaaaatttaaactaacattattttcaataaaatctactttttaatcaatcacattagattggtgcacatattagtatgcagttgtgcttgcaactaaattttttcataaaaaattcaaccaaGGAGATGGGAAGCTTAGTCTGCTGCTTGTAAATGTTGTCCATGTGGTGCAAAGCTTTTGCTCATGGTCGGGCGCTTGGTCTTCGAGTCCATGATCCCTTTGGCCTACGCATGCCTCTTGCAAAATGTAGCcatttgagtttgagatttttCATGAGAATGCTTGCTTGCTTTCGAGCACTCCCAAAATTCTTCCAAGCATGCCCACTCATTCTTGAGCTTCTTGCTCGTTTTTCTCCATGTATAGCATAGGGTTGATCTCCTCGCTATAGCTCAAATGAAAGGTAGGGAGAGGAACGCACCTTGGGAATTTTTCTTGGATCTGTTTTGCCTTACTCGTGGAACATGTTTCAAACTCTACCTCGCTTTCGAATTTGCTCGCCTCGCATCACGCCCCGCACTAACCATTGCTCACCTGGTGTTAATTCCACATACCTCTGGGCCCCTCTTGTCGATGCTCACTTACTTCACTTGCTTGCTTACCCTTGCTTGAGCTCCTTTGCTCGCTCAGGGGGGTCATGCTTGCCCAAGTCTCGTTCGCCCGTGACTTTTTGCTTGCCTTGATCGTTTGACGAGGTCTTCCCTTGTGCACGAAATTACAATTTTCTGCATAGTTACGTTGCTTCTGCATAGGGAGTTTCTACCTACGATGAGTGTAGTTCCCACATGGACAAAATGTGACATTTTTATATACAAATAATCATACTAATATACATGCAGTAAATAACTAACTTTGCGGATTGTTCATGATTAAGGAATGCTGACTCATATGTACAAATGTCGACAGGAAGGTAAAAGAGTACATAAAGGCCAATATTGACATGAACATAgacaataagaaaaatgatacacAGAGAATCATTTTCACAATCCTTTACACaactatgttttaaataaataacattgttgtaaaataacttatagAAGTAATATCGTTTAACAGAAATACcctcaatttaaaatatggttGTGTGAAAAGTTGTAAAAACGATTATACATGTATTATTACTCAATTCCCTCTTGTTCCTAGATGATTCTTTCCCAGAATTTGGCTGTGCAATTATTGACTTATGCTCTATCTCTTGCTCCTTATCTTAAATGTGTGATACCAAAAGAACAAAGCTGAAAAATGTTTTAGTTTTCCTCATGGTTTGTTTGTATCTGGAGCGTTTCAATCCgagaataaaatatcatttttctcttaaagCAGCACTCCCCAGAGCAAACATCACTATTATATATGGCTGGCCACCCAATCAAACAGTTGTTATATAGAATTTGGTGGGGGACCCATTGGAAAGTAATCAATTCTTAACTGTAATAGGATTCACCATTTGTTTATCTCAGAAGcacccatttatttattttttaatattaatcttaCCATAAGTACCGAGTGATATATAGTTGCACTCTAGGGTTTGTTGATTCATTAAAATTGCAATAGTTGTTGTTCATTCATAAATATCCATAGAAATTaaggaaaattataatttcctGTCATCTTAATTTTTTGAACATCTTGTTTCGGTGGTACCAATCTAATAGGTTGATCATTATTACTAATTCTCTGcccataaaaaatgatttagttACATTTAATATACAGCACGTACGGATcataataatcaaatatattAGCTTCCTTAAGGTGGCATTTACATTTAAGTGTCATCtattagttgaaaaaaaaaaaaaaaagaagctcaaTTGGCAATGAAATTTGTATTCCGCATGGACCACTTCAATACATCATCAAAACTGTTAAATTATAATCTTATCAAATGAAATGCTCAATTTGTTGACTAACCATAATGTAAACCGTATGCAGGTATGCAGTTAGACTCACTAATATAGTTAGACAACTTCTCTTAGGATAAATTTCAATCCCAATCGGTATGTACCACCAGGCTCCTTTCTTAGGATAAGTTCTGACAACTCTCTCAGGCTCCTTTCTGAGGCAGCGTTTCAAATGCAGAAACtgtattctcaaatttaatccTATGCAGAGGGGCACCACTTTGCTTGATAGCACAAGCTGTCTTGTCTTCGAGGGGGCAACGTGCTTTCAGCATGGAGAACACATGGTTATTCAGTCTCCTTGCTTTCTTCATTGCTTCTAAAAGTGCTTCCCACCCCTTATTTAAAAGAAacatgcattcattcataacACCACAAAAGGCAATTGTAAAGAGAAACTAGATTAATGCCAAAACTTCCAaagggttttaatttttattgcgCTGGGTTTTAGAAAGTTCCAAGATTTTTATTtaggaaataataataataataagaaatctTGCTAATTTTGGAGCACGAGAAATTTAGGACTGCACATATATTTCCAGAATCAAGATaggtaaaatttaaaaataaaaataaataaataaaataaaataaaacatggaGAATCATTTTAGCTTGTGGTCTAAAACAACTAGCATGAAAACCGTAAGTTCACAACAAAGACAAAGATATACTTTACCTGAGCAAAATGAACTTTATGTGTCTGTGTTATTGATGCAGCCTCCACTTCTGCAACATTGAGGACCTGATATGAAAAATCAAAAAGCTCAAAATGCAGCTGTTGCCCAAGCAAGTACACCACGGTGCAAGCACCCCAGGCAACCGAATCACCCAGCACTTCATTATTGTTT
This genomic window from Carya illinoinensis cultivar Pawnee chromosome 7, C.illinoinensisPawnee_v1, whole genome shotgun sequence contains:
- the LOC122316204 gene encoding uncharacterized protein LOC122316204, encoding MKGKELWGHLDGSFVAPTDLKEFSSWFNKEAKIISWLLSSVEPHMVNNLQSFTTAKEMWDHFRRVYYQENTARKFQVELEISSYKQGNLSIEQFYARFLNLWSECSGIVYSKVPKVALEAFQVVHAESQRDQFLMKLRPEFETTRAGLINRNLVSSLDVCLGELLREEQHLATQHGLTQENVTTEMVNVAYAAQGKGRSNTQI